From the genome of Asterias amurensis chromosome 17, ASM3211899v1, one region includes:
- the LOC139949604 gene encoding exocyst complex component 3-like, with amino-acid sequence MNEEDFSKAEIDAIEAACKRIENMMKRPDQLERVEQIRRREARKKASVEARLKTAMQSQLDGVRTGLTQLQSALSGIRDVRKWIQEVDGKYRECAELSSKLGEVKDVAQQHSQLAAAVENLKHIFTVPENICKTEKYISDEKLLAAHKGLMELESSRDDLLYELHKHPSENPTDDHLLKQYFSEVEKLSDMLFRQLKLILHRVLNAARESPSLVTTAVRIIEREERIDKKMLDREKMAGFKAPGRPKNWKNKCMEELKHLALVRIEGSQLEDRTIDKMWLVRHLELIRQNLVGDLRVVKFLLGPCFPPHYNIFEYFVKMYQECLASHLQDMISEELEPNEIISLLTWLNEYRGPMMMSNSELGLDVSKLPPLLPARTVEDLQQQYLKTLHTNIQKWMGNALQTDVKDWHHESEPDSDGEGYYRTQLPVIIFQMIEQNLQVSNQISTDLTTKVVLLCVEELQMFIDTYKLHIHSYKIKHQADRSQPRFYFQYMVAIVNNFMLFIEFTKQLERRHLNLASSEAGSTTFVQNLADAFTRLSMETMGDLCGEIFMDLQPHLQQLLTRTWLQLQSSSAIDTVCVTIEDYYRDFLHLKKNFFEPLVRQLERQLVVEYLKALVERRMTFKSYEERKMAADRMVKESEQIEALFDRILRHQEQSPCVAIPMMAELIKMMDTSLLSLEISGLVHKYADVRFDHLVNLLVMRGDITVGNAKQVVEDTLGDETTRKKTPKTIFSLVK; translated from the exons ATGAATGAGGAAGATTTCAGCAAGGCGGAGATTGACGCCATTGAAGCAGCTTGTAAACGAATTGAAAATATGATGAAG AGGCCGGATCAGCTGGAGCGAGTGGAACAGATACGACGTAGAGAGGCAAGGAAGAAG GCCTCCGTTGAAGCAAGGTTAAAGACAGCTATGCAGTCTCAGCTAGATGGAGTTCGAACTGGATTAACTCAACTGCAGAGCGCCCTCTCTGGTATCAGGGATGTTAGGAAATG GATCCAGGAGGTTGATGGCAAATATCGAGAATGTGCTGAGTTATCATCTAAGCTTGGTGAAGTCAAAGATGTCGCCCAGCAACACAGTCAG CTTGCAGCTGCAGTGGAGAACCTTAAGCACATCTTCACTGTACCTGAGAACATTTGCAAGACGGAGAAATACATCAGTGATGAGAAGTTATTGGCCGCTCATAAGGG GTTGATGGAGTTGGAAAGTTCAAGAGACGATCTTTTGTACGAGCTTCACAAACATCCGTCTGAGAATCCTACGGATGATCAT TTGCTGAAGCAATACTTCTCTGAAGTTGAAAAGCTCTCG GATATGTTATTCAGACAACTAAAGCTGATACTACATAGAGTGCTTAATGCTGCCAGAGAGAGTCCTTCACTGGTAACCACAGCTGTCCGTATCATAGAGAGAGAAGAAAG AATAGACAAGAAGATGTTAGATCGTGAGAAGATGGCAGGATTCAAAGCTCCAGGTAGACCTAAGAACTGGAAGAATAAATGCATGGAAGAACTCAAACATCTTGCTCTTGTCAG AATTGAAGGGAGTCAGCTTGAGGATCGGACAATAGATAAGATGTGGTTAGTGCGGCATCTTGAACTGATCCGTCAGAACTTGGTGGGAGATCTCAGAGTGGTAAAG TTCCTGCTCGGGCCCTGTTTCCCTCCACATTACAACATCTTTGAATATTTTGTCAAGATGTATCAAGAATGCCTCGCTTCACAT TTACAAGATATGATATCGGAGGAGTTGGAACCAAATGAAATCATCTCATTACTCACATGGCTGAATGAGTATCG AGGACCAATGATGATGAGTAACAGTGAGTTGGGGCTTGACGTCTCCAAGTTGCCCCCGTTGCTTCCTGCAAGAACAGTGGAAGATTTACAACAGCA GTATCTGAAAACCCTACATACCAATATTCAGAAGTGGATGGGGAACGCTCTGCAGACTGATGTTAAG GACTGGCACCATGAGTCTGAACCAGACAGTGATGGAGAGGGTTACTATCGTACACAACTTCCAGTCATTATCTTCCAAATGATCGAACAAAAC CTTCAAGTCTCCAACCAGATCAGCACTGATCTGACCACCAAGGTTGTACTGCTGTGTGTGGAAGAACTCCAGATGTTCATTGACACTTATAAAC TTCACATACATTCCTACAAGATAAAGCATCAAGCTGATCGAAGCCAGCCAAGATTCTACTTCCAATACATG GTTGCCATAGTAAACAACTTCATGTTGTTTATTGAATTCACCAAACAGCTTGAG AGGAGGCATCTGAACCTGGCGTCAAGCGAAGCAGGCTCCACAACCTTTGTCCAGAATCTAGCTGACGCCTTCACTAGACTCAGCATGGAGAC TATGGGAGACTTGTGTGGGGAGATATTCATGGACCTTCAGCCTCATCTACAACAACTTCTAACAAGAACGTG GCTTCAGTTGCAGTCCTCGTCAGCTATCGACACTGTGTGCGTAACCATTGAGGACTATTACCGAGACTTCTTACATCTTAAGAAAAACTTCTTTGAGCCTCTGGTGCGGCAGCTTGAGAGGCAGCTGGTGGTGGAGTACCTCAAAGCCTTAGTGGAACG GCGTATGACTTTTAAAAGTTACGAGGAACGTAAGATGGCTGCGGACAGGATGGTTAAAGAATCGGAGCAAATCGAAGCGCTCTTTGATCGCATACTGAGACACCAG GAACAGTCTCCATGCGTTGCGATCCCAATGATGGCTGAGCTCATCAAGATGATGGATACCTCTCTACTCTCCTTGGAGATCTCTGGCTTGGTCCATAAATATGCGGACGTCCGCTTTGACCATCTGGTCAACCTACTGGTTATGAGAGGAGACATCACTGTCGGTAACGCTAAGCAG